The proteins below come from a single Alnus glutinosa chromosome 9, dhAlnGlut1.1, whole genome shotgun sequence genomic window:
- the LOC133876710 gene encoding TMV resistance protein N-like → MMTLLSKGLDDVRFLGICGMGGIGKTTLSKAIYDTISHQFEASCFMTGIREGTKSNHGLVDFKKQLTFDILAEREMNIWNDHRVSRVIETRLRNKKVLIVLDDVDEEDHLEALAGSHGWFGEGSRIIITSRDRHLLNRYVDDTYEVEVLNVAEALQLFSWKAFKKPYPKENYVQLSKDVVSYAQGLPLALEVFGSFLYDRRMDFWISARNRLKEKPNEKILDKLKISFDGLEDLEKKLFLDIACFFNGKHRDSIRHILESIGYYPDNDIDVLVDKSLLTISQRRLWMHDLLRKMGQKIVDDESKEPGGRSRLWHCKEVLHVLKNNTGTDAVKGIVLELPLKEQEQLNIEAFSKMKKLKILEIRSHHYREGLSYALGTLEWYGDPSNFMLSNELVVMSMWKYPFESLPINFQPDNLVELIMPHSCIKKLWDGRKSFDKLKRIRLSYSQNLIETPDLSQIPNLEILDLKHCTSLSKVHTSIGFLRQLKRLDLRDCKSLERLADEIILESLKYLNLSGCSRLNKFPDFVDNMTSLQYLHLDGTAIKELPLSFKSLTSLVSLNISHCSRLEKIPKNLINGMECLEEFCVAGSGSDLISLLMPSSFSALSSLIWLDFSNCNLLDGAIPKDLCCLSSLIELDLCGNKFTKIPDIWQLSNLVTLDLSHCNMLDGAIPNDLNYLSSLAGTNLREYQIVWLNFLIFRNFTWKIVVGFKYCLSFHSD, encoded by the exons ATGATGACCTTACTTAGTAAAGGATTGGATGATGTTAGATTTTTAGGAATTTGTGGGATGGGTGGAATTGGCAAGACAACTCTATCAAAAGCCATTTATGATACAATTTCTCATCAATTTGAAGCTAGTTGCTTTATGACTGGTATTAGAGAAGGAACCAAAAGTAATCATGGTctagttgattttaaaaaacaactTACTTTTGATATCCTAGCAGAAAGGGAAATGAATATATGGAATGACCATAGGGTAAGCAGAGTGATAGAGACCAGACTACGTAATAAAAAGGTTTTGATTGTTCTTGATGATGTGGATGAAGAAGACCATCTAGAAGCACTAGCAGGGAGCCATGGTTGGTTTGGTGAAGGGAGTAGAATCATTATAACAAGCAGAGATCGCCATTTGCTTAATAGATATGTGGATGATACCTATGAGGTTGAGGTGCTGAATGTTGCTGAAGCTTTACAGCTCTTTAGTTGGAAAGCCTTCAAGAAACCCTATCCCAAAGAAAATTATGTGCAATTGTCTAAGGATGTTGTAAGCTACGCTCAAGGCCTTCCTTTAGCTCTTGAAGTTTTTGGTTCCTTCTTATATGATAGAAGAATGGATTTTTGGATAAGTGCCAGGAATAGACTAAAAGAAAAGCCAAATGAAAAAATCTTGGATAAACTTAAAATAAGTTTTGATGGATTGGAGGATTTggagaaaaaattgtttttagatattgcatgtttcTTCAATGGAAAACATAGAGATAGCATCAGACATATACTAGAGAGTATTGGTTACTATCCGGACAACGATATCGATGTTCTTGTGGACAAATCTCTTTTAACAATCTCACAGAGAAGATTATGGATGCATGATTTGTTACGAAAAATGGGTCAAAAAATTGTGGATGATGAATCTAAGGAGCCTGGTGGACGCAGTAGATTGTGGCATTGCAAGGAAGTCCTTCACGTATTGAAAAACAATACG GGAACTGATGCGGTCAAAGGCATTGTCCTAGAATTACCTTTAAAGGAACAGGAGCAACTAAATATTGAAGCCTTCTCaaagatgaaaaaattgaaaattcttgAGATTAGAAGCCATCATTATAGAGAAGGCCTTTCTTATGCTCTTGGCACTCTGGAATGGTATGGAGATCCTTCAAATTTCATGTTAAGCAATGAGTTAGTTGTTATGAGTATGTGGAAATATCCTTTTGAATCCTTGCCGATCAATTTCCAACCAGACAATCTTGTTGAGCTCATTATGCCTCACAGTTGCATCAAAAAACTGTGGGATGGAAGGAAG AGTTTTGACAAATTGAAACGCATTAGGTTGAGTTACTCTCAAAACTTGATCGAGACACCAGACTTAAGCCAAATCCCAAATCTTGAGATACTAGACCTTAAACATTGTACCAGTTTGTCTAAGGTCCACACATCCATTGGATTTCTAAGACAGCTTAAACGGTTGGATCTACGAGATTGCAAAAGTCTTGAGAGACTTGCAGACGAGATCATATTGGAATCTCTTAAATATCTCAACCTTTCTGGTTGTTCAAGACTCAACAAGTTTCCTGATTTTGTGGATAATATGACATCTTTGCAATATCTTCATTTGGATGGGACTGCCATAAAAGAGTTACCATTATCATTTAAGAGTTTGACGTCTCTTGTAAGTCTCAATATATCACATTGCTCAAGactagagaaaatcccaaagaaTCTAATCAATGGTATGGAATGTTTAGAGGAATTTTGTGTAGCTGGAAGTGGCTCAGATCTCATTAGTCTTTTGATGCCTAGTTCATTCTCAGCTTTAAGCTCTTTAATATGGCTAGATTTTAGTAATTGCAATCTATTAGATGGAGCGATCCCCAAAGATCTTTGCTGCTTATCCTCACTTATTGAATTAGATTTGTGTGGAAACAAATTTACGAAGATACCAGACATCTGGCAGCTTTCTAATCTTGTAACGCTAGATCTGAGTCACTGCAACATGTTGGATGGAGCGATCCCCAATGATCTTAACTACTTATCCTCACTTG CGGGAACAAATTTACGGGAATACCAGATAGTGTGGCTCAACTTTCTCATCTTCAGGAACTTTACTTGGAAGATTGTAGTTGGCTTCAAGTATTGCCTAAGCTTCCATTCAGATTAA
- the LOC133876711 gene encoding TMV resistance protein N-like has translation MASLSTQRASSSSSSTPQWRYEAFLSFYGKDTRNNFTDHLHAVLTKKGIIVFRDDEKLERGKYIPDELLKAIQESMYAIVVISENYAFSKWCLIELARIVKCMKDTRTRLTVLPIFYHVDPSHVGKQTGSFAEAFASHEKDPKVDIKMMQKWRAALRKVGKISGWHVHDT, from the coding sequence ATGGCGTCCCTAAGCACTCAGAGagcctcttcatcttcttcttcaacacctCAATGGAGATACGAAGCTTTTCTTAGTTTCTACGGCAAAGACACCCGCAATAATTTTACAGATCATTTACATGCTGTTTTAACAAAGAAAGGTATTATCGTGTTTAGAGACGATGAAAAACTCGAGAGAGGAAAATATATTCCTGATGAGCTTTTAAAAGCAATTCAAGAATCCATGTACGCGATCGTCGTCATCTCTGAAAATTACGCTTTTTCTAAATGGTGCCTCATTGAACTTGCCCGCATTGTCAAATGCATGAAAGATACCCGTACGAGACTCACAGTTTTGCCCATTTTCTATCATGTGGATCCTTCCCACGTAGGAAAACAGACGGGGAGTTTTGCAGAAGCTTTTGCTAGCCATGAAAAAGATCCCAAAGTTGACATTAAGATGATGCAAAAGTGGAGAGCTGCTTTAAGAAAAGTGGGTAAAATTTCTGGATGGCATGTACATGATACGTAA
- the LOC133877517 gene encoding uncharacterized protein LOC133877517, with protein sequence MDLNNQESQGNVNTVRLYGPPQTRSQYQSQPLRHTNAIGTVNTVQLYGPPQTTGHSQPPGSSQPHGSSQTLGCSQASGSSQPVGSSSRPVTRARNIVPTVDKAMEMIEAKKNKRKRPDWK encoded by the exons ATGGACCTCAACAACCAAGAA TCTCAAGGGAATGTTAATACAGTAAGACTATATGGACCTCCGCAGACAAGGAGCCAATATCAGTCACAGCCTCTGCGTCATACTAATGCTATT GGTACTGTCAATACAGTACAACTGTATGGACCTCCTCAGACAACAGGACATTCACAGCCACCTGGCTCTTCACAGCCACATGGCTCTTCTCAAACATTAGGTTGTTCTCAGGCATCGGGTTCTTCTCAGCCGGTGGGGTCTTCATCAAGGCCGGTGACTAGAGCTAGAAATATTGTTCCAACAGTAGATAAAGCAATGGAAATGATTGAGGctaagaagaacaagagaaagaggCCAGATTGGAAGTGA